In Desulfobulbus oralis, one DNA window encodes the following:
- the era gene encoding GTPase Era, whose product MAVAFHSGVAALLGPPNAGKSTLLNRLLGQKIAIVTPRPQTTRNRIMGIVHGDDYQIIMLDTPGLHKARAEMNRRMVRVAREAMRDADVTVFLADAAEAAKKADYLQRQLALLTAPEAGAAGLPDCPLLLALNKSDQVPPDALHRLAQQCRAQHDFAGVLTLSAIRGEGLDALVQAIVSHLPEGPPYYPEDMPADLSERFLAAEAVREVIFLRTRDEVPYATAVLIDLFDETVSPNRIVATIIVARDSQKGILIGRGGAMLGEIRRQATRELARMLGRPVRLALWVKVQKNWPEKNGALTRLGLPE is encoded by the coding sequence ATGGCAGTTGCCTTTCATTCCGGCGTCGCCGCCCTGCTGGGGCCGCCCAATGCCGGCAAGTCCACCCTTTTGAACCGCCTGTTGGGCCAGAAAATCGCCATTGTCACGCCCCGGCCGCAGACGACCCGCAACCGCATCATGGGCATTGTCCATGGGGACGACTACCAGATTATCATGCTGGACACCCCGGGCCTGCACAAGGCCAGGGCGGAAATGAACCGCCGCATGGTCCGGGTCGCGCGGGAGGCCATGCGGGATGCCGATGTGACGGTGTTTCTGGCAGATGCGGCCGAAGCGGCGAAAAAGGCCGATTATCTGCAAAGGCAACTGGCCCTGCTGACGGCGCCGGAAGCCGGCGCAGCCGGGCTGCCGGACTGCCCGCTGCTGCTCGCCCTGAACAAAAGCGACCAGGTGCCGCCCGATGCCCTGCACAGGCTGGCGCAGCAATGCCGGGCGCAGCACGATTTTGCCGGCGTGCTGACCCTGTCGGCAATCCGGGGCGAGGGCCTGGACGCGCTGGTGCAGGCCATTGTCAGCCATCTGCCGGAGGGGCCGCCCTACTACCCGGAGGATATGCCGGCCGACCTGAGCGAGCGCTTTCTGGCTGCGGAAGCCGTGCGCGAAGTCATTTTCCTGCGCACGCGGGATGAGGTGCCGTATGCCACGGCAGTGCTGATCGACCTTTTCGACGAGACGGTCAGCCCCAACCGCATCGTGGCCACCATCATAGTGGCGCGGGATTCACAAAAAGGCATTCTGATCGGTAGGGGCGGGGCCATGCTGGGCGAGATCCGCCGGCAGGCCACCCGGGAACTGGCCCGGATGCTGGGCCGACCGGTGCGCCTGGCGCTGTGGGTGAAGGTGCAGAAAAACTGGCCGGAAAAAAACGGGGCGCTGACCCGGCTGGGACTGCCGGAATAG
- a CDS encoding S41 family peptidase: protein MNASVLPMSARPSAPALPPLSALLSLRCGTAHAAFLLVAVLLALLAAPAWSDAKESGDKPGGDKPDAYQELEMFANVLTLVQQYYVDETNMNSLMKGAVNGMLSSLDPHSGYMTPEDYQELEEETSGSFTGVGIEVTLLDGVLTAVAPIDGTPADRVGIKPGDQILRIDGQPTKNMSLVESMKKMRGPKGSKVTLSIHRAQWRGTRDFTMVRAEIPLLSVRASQLAPGYGYIRISNFQDSTTDDTLTALDKLRAQQPIKGLVLDLRNNPGGLLEQAVRVADIFLDHGTIVSTRGRGNREQILYEAHPDTRVENYPMVVLINGGSASGSEIVAGALQDHKRARVLGTTSFGKGSVQTIVPLPDGAAIRLTTARYYTPSGASIQATGIRPDIVVPLDTPGDQDSAAAGQEILREKDLPGHLDNDAKPAHAATEAAPDGSRQEETFQRVNSIMDMGKRLEQDNQLRRALELLKKD from the coding sequence ATGAATGCATCCGTACTGCCTATGTCTGCCAGACCCTCAGCTCCCGCCCTGCCGCCCTTGAGTGCACTGCTTTCGCTGCGCTGTGGCACTGCACATGCCGCCTTTCTGCTCGTGGCCGTCCTGCTGGCATTGCTGGCGGCGCCCGCCTGGAGCGACGCCAAGGAAAGCGGCGACAAGCCGGGCGGCGACAAGCCGGATGCCTATCAGGAGCTGGAAATGTTCGCCAATGTGCTGACGCTCGTGCAGCAGTACTACGTGGACGAGACCAACATGAACAGCCTGATGAAGGGAGCGGTCAACGGCATGCTGAGCTCTCTGGATCCCCATTCCGGCTATATGACGCCCGAGGATTACCAGGAACTTGAGGAGGAAACCAGCGGCAGCTTCACCGGCGTGGGCATAGAGGTCACCCTGCTGGACGGCGTGCTGACCGCGGTTGCCCCCATAGACGGCACTCCGGCCGACCGTGTGGGCATCAAGCCCGGCGACCAGATTCTCCGCATTGACGGCCAGCCCACCAAGAACATGAGCCTCGTCGAATCGATGAAGAAGATGCGGGGGCCCAAGGGCAGCAAGGTCACCCTGTCCATTCACCGGGCCCAGTGGCGGGGCACCCGCGATTTTACGATGGTTCGCGCTGAAATTCCGCTGCTCTCGGTCAGGGCGAGCCAACTGGCGCCGGGTTACGGCTATATCCGCATCTCCAACTTCCAGGATTCGACCACCGACGACACGCTCACAGCGCTGGACAAGCTTCGGGCCCAGCAGCCGATCAAGGGGCTGGTGCTGGATCTGCGCAACAATCCGGGCGGCCTGCTGGAACAGGCGGTCAGAGTGGCGGACATCTTTCTGGATCACGGCACCATTGTCTCCACCAGGGGGCGGGGCAACCGGGAGCAGATTCTGTATGAAGCCCATCCGGATACCCGGGTCGAAAACTATCCGATGGTGGTGCTGATCAACGGCGGTTCGGCCAGCGGCTCGGAGATAGTGGCCGGCGCGCTGCAGGATCACAAACGGGCGCGCGTTCTGGGCACCACCTCCTTTGGCAAGGGCTCGGTGCAGACCATCGTGCCGCTGCCCGACGGCGCGGCCATCCGGCTCACCACCGCACGCTACTACACGCCCAGCGGCGCCTCCATCCAGGCCACGGGGATCCGGCCGGACATCGTGGTCCCGCTGGATACGCCCGGAGATCAGGACAGCGCGGCGGCGGGGCAGGAGATCCTTCGGGAAAAGGATCTGCCCGGCCATCTGGACAACGACGCCAAACCAGCCCACGCGGCAACGGAGGCCGCACCCGACGGTTCCCGCCAGGAAGAGACCTTCCAGCGCGTCAACAGCATTATGGACATGGGCAAGCGGCTGGAGCAGGACAACCAGCTCAGACGCGCGCTGGAGCTGCTCAAAAAAGATTGA
- a CDS encoding murein hydrolase activator EnvC family protein: MSGRFFLLCTLLSLLALSPQAEAAKTGRSDTRPAKTTQALSEEETRISIRQLEESIQAQEERLEENAGREHGLLAELQRLDMAMDEQRRQLEDLQARQDEKQALIEARAQELARLAGQHRQLQEHLMKRMRASYLMGKTGLFNALFSSSSMGELVRSNEAFRSLVTYDREHLLRFRESMQEVERAKQALAREQDELAQLIAEAGEQQHQLQLAADRQKQFLDKVQTERSLHERAIQEMNRAQRELTDTLKRMADEERQRVVRAFTGSKGKLPPPIEGSIIRSFMEPGFGDEVDSAPFAHGITIGVDGEREVRAVYGGVVIYADYMPGYGKMVIIEHAQQYYTVTAKFAKILVGEKTRVAQGDLLGTTDTFATLIGKGLYFEVRHGSVAEDPTTWLKPGALSRAPKKTVLPPAGAGPEKPADAPPAPSPDETPLVPIPNQNDNQEAPPVPPDKHAETTPEAE, encoded by the coding sequence ATGTCTGGAAGGTTTTTTCTGCTCTGCACCCTGCTCTCGCTGCTTGCCCTGTCGCCCCAGGCCGAAGCGGCGAAGACCGGAAGAAGCGATACCCGGCCAGCCAAAACCACGCAGGCCCTCAGCGAAGAAGAGACCCGCATCAGCATCAGGCAGCTCGAGGAATCCATCCAGGCCCAGGAAGAGCGACTGGAGGAAAACGCCGGCAGAGAGCATGGCCTGCTGGCCGAGCTGCAGCGCCTCGACATGGCCATGGACGAACAACGCCGGCAACTGGAGGATCTGCAGGCCCGGCAGGATGAAAAACAGGCGCTTATCGAGGCCCGGGCCCAGGAACTGGCCCGGCTGGCCGGGCAGCACCGGCAACTCCAGGAGCATCTGATGAAACGGATGCGCGCCTCCTATCTCATGGGAAAAACGGGGCTCTTCAACGCCCTCTTTTCCAGTTCGAGCATGGGTGAACTGGTGCGCAGCAACGAGGCCTTCCGTTCGCTGGTCACCTACGACCGGGAGCATCTGCTCCGCTTCCGGGAAAGCATGCAGGAGGTTGAGCGGGCCAAACAGGCCCTGGCCCGGGAACAGGACGAACTGGCGCAACTGATCGCCGAGGCCGGCGAGCAGCAGCACCAACTGCAACTGGCAGCGGACCGGCAGAAGCAGTTCCTGGACAAGGTGCAGACCGAGCGTAGTCTCCACGAGCGGGCCATCCAGGAGATGAACCGGGCCCAGCGCGAACTGACCGACACGCTGAAGCGTATGGCCGATGAGGAAAGGCAGCGGGTTGTCCGCGCCTTTACCGGCAGCAAGGGCAAGCTGCCGCCGCCCATCGAGGGCAGCATCATCCGCTCCTTTATGGAGCCCGGCTTCGGGGACGAAGTCGATTCCGCGCCCTTTGCCCATGGCATTACCATTGGCGTTGACGGCGAACGGGAAGTCAGGGCCGTGTACGGCGGCGTGGTCATTTATGCCGACTACATGCCGGGCTACGGCAAGATGGTGATCATCGAACATGCCCAGCAGTACTACACGGTGACCGCCAAGTTCGCCAAAATCCTGGTCGGCGAGAAAACCCGGGTCGCCCAGGGCGATCTGCTGGGCACCACGGACACCTTTGCCACCCTGATCGGCAAGGGCCTCTATTTTGAAGTTCGCCACGGTTCGGTGGCCGAAGACCCGACGACCTGGCTCAAACCCGGCGCTTTATCCAGGGCGCCCAAAAAGACTGTGCTGCCGCCGGCCGGGGCAGGTCCGGAAAAGCCCGCTGACGCCCCGCCTGCGCCCTCGCCCGATGAGACGCCTCTGGTGCCCATTCCGAACCAGAACGATAACCAGGAAGCTCCGCCCGTCCCGCCAGACAAGCATGCCGAAACGACGCCGGAGGCCGAATGA
- a CDS encoding cell division protein FtsX, with protein MRFLATMLLHTGRNLLLTWKSQLMSFFTVLLSVLIFSFFYLTYANAIQVGAGMGNDLRLVVYLNEDPPPALQEEYRHRIEQFDAVDRIEFVSSDEALQRFSKQLGSDSDVLGGVPNDFLPPSIEVYPKRSLDSLAKIKRFSDYLEHLNGVQKVQYGREWIDHFHSFIQLMRIVITLSGILLIMTSTFMVAYSIRLSMLSRMRELELLRLVGATTHYIRMPFLLEGALMGFCGSLAGISALYLLYRWIRLQFAGPTLFHLVPFDFLSWPVMCAIVAAGTLLCATGSFHSTRPVLYL; from the coding sequence ATGAGATTTCTCGCCACCATGCTGCTGCACACCGGCCGCAACCTGCTTTTGACCTGGAAATCACAGCTCATGAGCTTTTTCACGGTGCTGCTCTCGGTGCTGATTTTCTCCTTTTTCTATCTCACCTATGCCAATGCCATTCAGGTAGGCGCGGGCATGGGCAACGACCTCCGGCTCGTGGTCTACCTGAACGAAGACCCGCCGCCGGCGCTGCAGGAGGAATACCGCCACCGGATCGAGCAGTTCGACGCGGTGGACCGTATCGAATTTGTCAGCAGCGATGAGGCCTTGCAGCGTTTTTCAAAGCAACTGGGCAGTGACAGCGACGTGCTGGGCGGCGTGCCCAATGACTTTCTGCCGCCTTCCATTGAAGTGTATCCGAAGCGCTCTCTCGACAGTCTGGCCAAGATCAAGCGCTTCTCCGACTATCTGGAACACCTGAACGGCGTGCAAAAGGTGCAGTACGGCCGGGAGTGGATAGACCATTTCCACTCCTTCATCCAGCTCATGCGCATCGTTATCACGCTTTCGGGCATCCTGTTGATCATGACCTCGACCTTCATGGTGGCCTACAGCATCAGGCTCTCCATGCTCTCCCGCATGAGGGAACTGGAGCTGCTCAGGCTGGTGGGCGCGACCACCCATTACATTCGCATGCCCTTTCTGCTGGAAGGGGCGCTCATGGGCTTCTGCGGTTCGCTTGCGGGCATCTCCGCGCTCTACCTGCTCTACCGCTGGATCAGGCTCCAGTTTGCAGGCCCCACGCTTTTTCATCTGGTGCCCTTCGACTTCCTGTCCTGGCCGGTTATGTGCGCCATTGTGGCGGCAGGCACGCTGCTCTGCGCCACGGGCAGCTTTCATTCCACCCGCCCGGTTCTTTATCTGTGA
- the ftsE gene encoding cell division ATP-binding protein FtsE: MNQELPPPPVIEVIKVSKFYPPDVEALSDISFAINKGEIVYLTGMSGAGKTTLMRLISRMEKESKGLLDVAGFDLSKLNHKNIHLLRRKVGVAYQDFKLLADKSVADNIALSMEVMYEKKSVIEERVRSLLEQLNLSRKYDMLAGELSRGEQQRVSIARAVANNPEILLADEPTGNLDAENTARVMSLFYQLNRQGCTLLIATHDKSLYRGLGRRILELRGGRLVGSDTSFATGAAPVEGQA, encoded by the coding sequence ATGAATCAGGAACTGCCACCGCCTCCGGTGATTGAAGTCATCAAGGTCTCCAAGTTTTATCCGCCCGATGTCGAAGCCCTCTCCGATATCTCCTTTGCCATCAACAAGGGCGAAATCGTATACCTGACAGGCATGAGCGGCGCCGGCAAGACCACGCTGATGCGGCTCATCAGCCGCATGGAAAAGGAAAGCAAGGGGCTTCTGGACGTGGCCGGTTTTGACCTGAGCAAGCTCAATCACAAAAATATCCATCTCCTGCGCCGCAAGGTGGGGGTGGCCTATCAGGATTTCAAACTGCTGGCGGACAAGAGCGTGGCCGACAACATTGCCCTCAGCATGGAGGTCATGTACGAAAAAAAATCGGTCATAGAGGAGCGGGTGCGCAGCCTTTTGGAGCAGCTCAACCTGAGTCGCAAGTACGATATGCTGGCCGGCGAACTCTCCCGCGGCGAGCAGCAGCGGGTCTCGATCGCCCGCGCGGTGGCGAACAACCCGGAGATTTTGCTGGCCGACGAGCCGACCGGCAATCTGGACGCTGAAAACACGGCCCGGGTGATGAGCCTGTTCTACCAGCTCAACCGGCAGGGCTGCACACTGCTGATCGCCACTCACGACAAGAGCCTCTACCGTGGCCTGGGCCGGCGGATCCTGGAGCTGCGCGGCGGCCGCCTGGTGGGCTCGGACACGTCCTTTGCAACCGGGGCCGCGCCTGTGGAGGGTCAGGCATGA
- a CDS encoding HAD family hydrolase — MAYRALLFDLDGTLLNTLEDLANACNRVLAAMGHKTHAVPEYRFFVGSGVRILVERMLPAPLGREVETVETALGAFREEYARCWHEHSRPYPGIADLLDDLVQRGLELAVLSNKPQHFTELCVQTLLPSWPFRSVLGQREGVPKKPDPAGALETARLLGLAPAEMLYVGDSDVDMLTAKHAGMSAVGVLWGFRGADELRAAGADVLAERPGISSATWTEASDV; from the coding sequence ATGGCGTATCGGGCGCTGCTTTTTGATCTGGACGGCACGCTGCTCAACACATTGGAGGATCTGGCGAACGCCTGCAACCGCGTTCTGGCGGCAATGGGGCACAAAACCCATGCCGTGCCGGAATACCGTTTCTTTGTGGGCTCCGGCGTGCGGATTCTGGTCGAACGGATGCTGCCCGCGCCTTTGGGCCGGGAGGTCGAAACAGTGGAGACTGCGCTCGGCGCCTTCAGGGAGGAATATGCCAGGTGCTGGCACGAGCACAGCCGGCCCTATCCAGGCATTGCCGACCTGCTGGATGACCTGGTGCAGCGTGGGCTGGAGCTGGCGGTGCTCTCGAACAAGCCGCAGCACTTTACCGAACTCTGCGTGCAGACGCTGCTGCCATCCTGGCCCTTCCGTTCGGTGCTGGGCCAGCGGGAAGGGGTGCCCAAAAAGCCGGACCCGGCAGGGGCGCTGGAGACGGCCCGGCTGCTGGGGCTCGCGCCCGCTGAAATGCTCTACGTGGGCGACAGCGATGTGGACATGCTGACCGCGAAGCATGCAGGCATGAGCGCCGTGGGCGTGCTCTGGGGCTTCCGCGGCGCGGATGAACTGCGGGCTGCGGGTGCGGATGTGCTGGCAGAGCGGCCCGGGATATCCTCCGCTACCTGGACAGAAGCCTCTGATGTCTGA
- a CDS encoding DUF445 family protein: protein MSELLALLAPPCVGALIGYVTNKVAIRMLFRPLRPWHLCGWRLPFTPGIIPAKRHALALRIGEMVGARLLTADSISRAIAAETFQQQLQALMARQIAAFCGRDWPPLSALFLPDHADELAALQKQASKALAGWLQAFLTGPGAEARLAPLLTGTGARLQEASLEPFMQRLLAQALAGSGESLGRFCQALLRQAAAEGLALIDLVPEDLSRRLAVFMQAQGPLILERVADEVLAQERRPQVLELLVALVYQVLGSLGALGAIAQGFFESGAMAGKIDRYLDSHGDEVRGWLTSPPLQRQLATVLEESVDVLLRRPLADLLNELPPGELDALCRNLGERLVAALPGPAANAHLARQLALGLTRLLRAAPDGKTSLSAPVAAFFREEAGQALLRDMAAALVRQLFSGAPGPILGPLFRQFPDSTRELVKTRLVRLGKELLLRELPGLVQALNFRELISEKIDALDLLQLEQLLLGIMAEQFRYINLFGAVLGFLIGGLNLALQGLR, encoded by the coding sequence ATGTCTGAGCTGCTGGCCCTGCTGGCCCCGCCCTGCGTGGGCGCCCTGATTGGCTATGTCACCAACAAAGTCGCCATCCGGATGCTGTTTCGGCCGCTGCGGCCCTGGCATCTGTGCGGCTGGCGCCTGCCGTTCACGCCGGGGATCATTCCGGCCAAGCGCCATGCCCTGGCCCTGCGCATCGGTGAAATGGTGGGCGCTCGTCTGCTCACTGCCGACTCCATCAGCCGGGCCATTGCCGCCGAAACCTTTCAGCAGCAGCTCCAGGCCCTGATGGCGCGGCAGATTGCGGCCTTTTGCGGGCGGGACTGGCCCCCGCTTTCCGCCCTGTTCCTGCCGGATCATGCAGACGAGCTGGCGGCCCTGCAGAAACAGGCCAGCAAGGCGCTTGCCGGCTGGTTGCAGGCATTTTTGACCGGGCCCGGGGCCGAGGCGCGGCTGGCGCCGCTGCTCACCGGGACGGGCGCCCGGCTGCAAGAGGCGTCGCTCGAGCCGTTCATGCAGCGCCTGCTGGCCCAGGCCCTTGCCGGGAGCGGCGAAAGTCTGGGCCGCTTCTGTCAGGCCCTGCTCCGGCAGGCCGCTGCTGAGGGCCTGGCACTGATCGATCTGGTGCCGGAAGACCTGAGCCGAAGGCTCGCTGTGTTCATGCAGGCCCAGGGCCCGCTCATTCTGGAGCGTGTGGCGGATGAAGTGCTGGCGCAGGAAAGGCGGCCCCAGGTGCTGGAGCTGCTGGTCGCCCTGGTCTATCAGGTTCTGGGATCGCTTGGGGCCCTGGGCGCGATTGCCCAGGGCTTTTTCGAATCCGGCGCCATGGCCGGCAAAATCGACCGCTATCTGGACAGCCACGGCGACGAGGTCAGAGGCTGGCTCACGAGTCCGCCCCTGCAGCGGCAACTGGCCACGGTACTGGAAGAAAGCGTGGATGTGCTGCTGCGCAGACCGCTTGCCGATCTGCTGAACGAATTGCCGCCGGGCGAGCTGGACGCGCTGTGCCGAAACCTGGGCGAGCGCCTCGTGGCGGCGCTGCCTGGCCCGGCGGCGAATGCGCATCTGGCACGGCAACTGGCACTGGGCCTCACCCGGCTGCTGCGGGCAGCGCCGGACGGCAAAACCAGTCTCTCGGCCCCAGTTGCAGCCTTTTTTCGGGAAGAGGCGGGCCAGGCGCTGCTGCGGGACATGGCCGCCGCCCTGGTGCGGCAGCTTTTTAGCGGAGCGCCGGGCCCCATCCTGGGCCCGCTGTTCCGCCAGTTCCCGGACTCGACGCGCGAGCTGGTCAAGACCCGGCTGGTCCGGCTCGGCAAGGAGCTCCTGCTGCGCGAGCTGCCCGGCCTGGTGCAGGCGCTCAATTTCCGGGAGCTGATCAGCGAAAAGATCGATGCGCTGGATCTGCTGCAACTGGAGCAACTGCTTTTGGGCATCATGGCCGAGCAGTTCCGGTATATCAATCTCTTTGGCGCGGTGCTGGGCTTTCTGATTGGCGGCTTGAACCTGGCGCTGCAAGGCCTGCGGTAA